The Pseudomonas fragi DNA window TCCGGCTCATTGCTGATCGGCCACAGGGAAAACCGGGCCTTCCACAACCCCATGCGCGGCGTAACCAGCGCGTAGTAGGTTTTGCCAGCCACCAGATCGGCCTCCATAAAGTCAGCCGCTTCGGACACCACCATAAAGGTGTGTTTGCCAGGGGTGGTCGGGTGGGCGATCTTGGTGCCATTGGCCATTACGCCGATAAAACGGGTTTGGCCATCGGTCACGTCATACAGTGAAGAGACAATGGCTTTGCCGGTATAGGCATCGCGCATAAACACCACTTGTGCCATGTCGGGGCTCGGGGCCTGCACCGCCTGGTCGGCTACCGGGGCCATCGGGTTGCTGGCGCAACCGGCCAGCAGCAAGCTGCCCAACAGGGTAAAGATATAAAACACGCGCATTTACAGCTCCTTTGAATGGCAACATCCTGACCCGACACCTGTCGGGCCCGCGGCATTATCGGCACATCTTGCCCCAGCCACCAACCGGAACATTGACCGCGATCCCCGCTCACAGGGTGTATTGCCTGAACAGTTCCTCCTTGATAATCAGCAACGCATCTTCGTAGTAACGCTCGCCGCGCGCCTCACTGAGCAATACCGAGCGCACACTGCCCTCGCCTTCGGCGGGCGTGTGTTCGCACGTCAGGTAAAACTCGGCGGTATCGGGCTTGAATTCCAGGTAATAGAACAGCTCGCGACCTTCGCGGTGCCAGTAGCCAATTTCTCTGCGCATGGGGGTCCTTGGATAGTCAGGGGTGTTGCAGGCATGCAATCCGCTGCAGCGCCACTTTCAGCACCTGGGCGCTGGCAGCCGCCGTCAGGCTGATGCGCACCGCATGGCTTGGGGTGGATTTAACCGCAAAAACATCCGCGGGCACCACCTCAACCCCAACGGCACGACAGGCTTCGGCGCCGCCTGCCAGCGTCACCCAGATATGCGGCGATGGTGCGTCTGCCGGGTCCATTGCCGGCCCCAGCAGCTTTCTTGCCAGGCGCCAGCGCCGGGTCACTTCCGCGGTTTGCCACTGCAGTCGCGCTTGCGCAGTGCCATCACTGATCCATTGGCAGGCGATAGCCAGGCACAGCGGCGATACGCCCCAATGCGCCGACTGCGCATAAGGATCGATACGCGCCAGCACAGACGGGCTCGCCACAATCCAGCCCAGGCGCACGCCCGCCGACACGGTCTTGGACAGGCTGGTGATCAAGACTCCCAGCTCGGGCATATAGCGGTACAACGGCGGGCTGGCGGTCAGCGCACCGTATACATCGTCTTCAATCACCTGCACACCATGATGCCTGGCGATCCGGGCAATCGCCTGTTTGCGTTCACTGCTCATCACCGCCGCAGTTGGGTTTTGCAGGGTCGGGGTCAACACGGCAACCCGCGCCCCGGTGGCACGAATCATCCTTTCGAAGTCCTGCGCCAGGATCCCCTCATCGTCCATCGCCACCCCTTGCATGGGCAAACGCAACTGCGCGCAGGCGGCCTTGATCCCCGGCGCGGTAAAGGCTTCAACCAGCACCGTATCGCCCGCCTGGCACAACGACAGCAGCACGGTAAACAACCCTTGCTGGGCACCGGTGCAGAGCATGATCTGCTCCACACTCAAATCCAGCCCGCGGCCCTTGAGCCAGGCGGCGCCCTGGACCCGCGCCTGTAGCAGATCGGCAGCACTCAGATAGCCCTGCAAGCGAATTGCCTGGCGACTGTCGAGCAACCAGGACAAGGCTTGCGCATCCTGCTCACCAAGGTGGTCGATGGCGGGCACGTTGGTGCGCAGATCGATACGGCTGGCCTGTTCGTCGGCGTGTTGCAGCCTGAACAGGGTCGCCTCCTGGCTGCTGGCCAGCACATAGGTGCCACGCCCCACCTCACCCGCCACCAGATGCCGCCGCGCTGCCTCGCGATAGGCCTGCATGGTGGTGCTGGGGTTCCAGCCCAGCGCCCAGGCCAGACGCCGCTGAGGGGGCAAGCGCGCTCCGGGTTGCAGTTCGCCACAGGCAATGGCCCGGGTAATGGCATCGACCAGCGCCAGGTAGCGCGGCTGGTCCGTGTCGGTGAGCGTCGGTATCCACATTTATTGTTGGCCATGCAATATAAGGGTCGGCCCATACAATGCGTTGTGCCTAGAATCGAGTCAAATCCCTCGATGACGGTGCGCCATGTTTGACTTGAATGCCCTTCGCCTCGCCGCCCACACCGTACACCAGACCCTGGCGCCAACCCCGCAGCTGGCCTGGCCTTTGCTGACCGAACGCATGGGTTGCACGGTGTGGGTCAAGCATGAAAACCACACCCCCACCGGTGCCTTCAAAGTGCGGGGTGGCCTTTTGTATGTGCAGGGTTTGCTGGCCCGCGAGCCAGGCACCACAGGCTTGGTCACCGCCACCCGCGGCAATCACGGGCAAAGCCTGGCGCTGGCGGCCCGCAGTGTGGGCCTGCCGATCCATATCGTGGTGCCGCAAGGCAACTCGGTTGAAAAAAACGCCGCCATGCGGGCATTGGGCGCAACCGTGATTGAATGCGGCCAGGACTTCGATGAAGCGCGGGCCGAAGCGGCGGCATTGGCGCAAAACCGGCAATGGCACCTGGTGCCGGCCTTTCATCCGGACCTGATCCGCGGCGTGGCCACCTATGCGCTGGAACTGCTCGAAGCCGTCGAAGAGCTGGACACGGTGTATGTCCCCATCGGCATGGGTTCGGGGATCTGCGGACTGATCCAGACCCGCGACCTGCTGGGCCTGAACACCGAGATTGTCGGGGTGGTGTCCAGTCACGCCGATGCGTTTGCGCAAAGTTTTGAACAGGGCCGTGTGGTGTGTACCGACTCTGCGCGCACGTTCGCCGACGGCCTGGCGTGTCGCCAACCGCTGCCAGAAGCGCTGGATATTATCCGCAAAGGCGCGGCGCGAATCATTCGGGTCACCGATCAGCAGATCGCCCACGGGATTCGGGTCTACCATGAAACTACCCACAACACCGCCGAAGGGGCCGGGGCCGCAGCGCTGGCCGGGTTGATCAGCGAGCAGTCGCGCCAGCAAGGCCGCCGCGTGGCGCTGATTCTCAGCGGTGCCAATATCGATCGCCAGCTCTACGCCTGGGTGCTGGCCGACGGGGCTGGCACGGCGGCCCAACCGCACTAGAGCAAGGAGCCTGTATGCAGTGCCTGATTCGCCGTGCCCTGCCAGTCGATGCCCAAGCCGTCAGCAACGTGGTGATCGCCGCCTTGCGTGAGTCCAACGCCCGGGACTATGCCCCGCAGGTAATCAGCGCTGTCGAGCAGCACTTCTGCCCGACCTCGATCCTGAATCTGATGCAACAACGCCAGATGTATGTAGCCGTACTAGAACAGCAGGTCGTGGGCACTGCCAGCCTGGATCAGGCGGTGGTGCGCAGTGTGTTCGTCAGCCCGCACCATCAGGGCCGTGGCATAGGCCAGCAATTGATGGCGCGCCTCAAGGACGCCGCCATTGCTGCGCAGATTGCAGAACTGCGGGTGCCCTCCTCGCTGACGGCGGAGTCTTTCTATGCGCAACTGGGCTTTGAGAAAGTGCGCGACGAGTACCACGGGGCCGAGCGTACGGTGATCATGGCCCTGCGTCTGGACGACTAAAACCCGGGGCAGCTATGCTCAACGCCATGACGCCTTCCGTGACGCTACGTTCACCCTGCCCACCCGGCGCCTGCATCTGCGAGCGGGAACAGCTGTTGGCAGCACCTGACAGCGACCTGCGGATCTTCAACCTCACGCGCCAGGCCGAGAAGGTGCTGCTGGAGCGGCTGGAGAACATACAAAGCCTCAGCGACCTGGAACATATGCAGCGGCGCATGCATGAGCAATTGGGCATTGAGGTGCTGATCGACCCCGGCCATACCGAAGTGCGCACCATGCGCGGCATTGCCATCCGCCTTGCCGAGCAGCCGGGGCTGTGCCGTAAAACCCGCCAGGCCATTCCGGCTGCCATTCGCCGCGCCCTGGAAAAACGCCCCGAAATTGCTTACAAACTGCTGGATGGTCATGGCTTGTTGCGCGACAG harbors:
- a CDS encoding threonine dehydratase, translated to MFDLNALRLAAHTVHQTLAPTPQLAWPLLTERMGCTVWVKHENHTPTGAFKVRGGLLYVQGLLAREPGTTGLVTATRGNHGQSLALAARSVGLPIHIVVPQGNSVEKNAAMRALGATVIECGQDFDEARAEAAALAQNRQWHLVPAFHPDLIRGVATYALELLEAVEELDTVYVPIGMGSGICGLIQTRDLLGLNTEIVGVVSSHADAFAQSFEQGRVVCTDSARTFADGLACRQPLPEALDIIRKGAARIIRVTDQQIAHGIRVYHETTHNTAEGAGAAALAGLISEQSRQQGRRVALILSGANIDRQLYAWVLADGAGTAAQPH
- a CDS encoding GNAT family N-acetyltransferase, coding for MQCLIRRALPVDAQAVSNVVIAALRESNARDYAPQVISAVEQHFCPTSILNLMQQRQMYVAVLEQQVVGTASLDQAVVRSVFVSPHHQGRGIGQQLMARLKDAAIAAQIAELRVPSSLTAESFYAQLGFEKVRDEYHGAERTVIMALRLDD
- a CDS encoding PLP-dependent aminotransferase family protein; this encodes MWIPTLTDTDQPRYLALVDAITRAIACGELQPGARLPPQRRLAWALGWNPSTTMQAYREAARRHLVAGEVGRGTYVLASSQEATLFRLQHADEQASRIDLRTNVPAIDHLGEQDAQALSWLLDSRQAIRLQGYLSAADLLQARVQGAAWLKGRGLDLSVEQIMLCTGAQQGLFTVLLSLCQAGDTVLVEAFTAPGIKAACAQLRLPMQGVAMDDEGILAQDFERMIRATGARVAVLTPTLQNPTAAVMSSERKQAIARIARHHGVQVIEDDVYGALTASPPLYRYMPELGVLITSLSKTVSAGVRLGWIVASPSVLARIDPYAQSAHWGVSPLCLAIACQWISDGTAQARLQWQTAEVTRRWRLARKLLGPAMDPADAPSPHIWVTLAGGAEACRAVGVEVVPADVFAVKSTPSHAVRISLTAAASAQVLKVALQRIACLQHP